A region from the Geotrypetes seraphini chromosome 10, aGeoSer1.1, whole genome shotgun sequence genome encodes:
- the ZDHHC12 gene encoding probable palmitoyltransferase ZDHHC12 isoform X1, producing MVRNVFSTGFVVRAAHTLLTWAITLVLFLHSADLHHQEQFGDLPHPLLFVLLVFCSMLFYFAVSLMDPGYVTCDGDVTVQYIHLGTDYTILGINEEQAPKVMHLRRCGYCMLQQPMRARHCKACQHCVRRYDHHCPWIGNCVGERNHPLFIIYLVIQLVVLLWAFHLTWSGFHPGASWTEWLQLNMFLLLAFAIITIFTFVVILLLVSHLYLVSCNITTWEFMSHHRISYLKHCTSDESPFDRGISRNLYNFFCTCHTVAWEKIYLQAENSLV from the exons ATGGTCCGCAATGTCTTTTCCACCGGTTTTGTGGTGCGGGCTGCGCATACCCTGCTGACCTGGGCTATAACACTGGTGCTGTTCCTGCACAGCGCCG ATCTGCACCATCAGGAGCAATTTGGTGACTTGCCACATCCTCTGCTTTTTGTGCTGCTTGTATTCTGCTCCATGCTGTTCTACTTTGCTGTGTCTCTCATGGATCCAGGCTATGTCACATGTGATGGAGATGTAACGGTACAGTATATACACCTTGGTACTGATTACACA ATTCTGGGGATTAATGAGGAGCAAGCTCCTAAAGTAATGCATCTGCGGCGCTGTGGATATTGTATGCTTCAG CAGCCAATGCGAGCTCGGCACTGCAAAGCATGTCAGCACTGTGTGCGGCGCTATGACCATCACTGCCCATGGATTGGAAATTGTGTAGGGGAGAGAAACCATCCACTCTTTATCATTTATCTGGTTATACAACTGGTGGTGTTGCTCTGGGCCTTCCACCTAACCTG GTCAGGGTTCCACCCAGGAGCATCCTGGACAGAGTGGCTGCAGCTGAACATGTTTCTTTTACTGGCCTTTGCAATCATCACTATTTTCACTTTTGTTGTAATACTGTTGCTGGTTTCACATCTGTATTTAGTTTCATGTAATATCACTACTTGGGAGTTCATGTCCCATCATCGCATCTCTTACTTGAAGCACTGTACCTCAGATGAGAGCCCCTTCGATAGGGGCATCAGCAGGAATCTATATAACTTCTTCTGTACCTGCCATACTGTTGCCTGGGAGAAGATATACTTACAAGCTGAAAATAGCTTGGTTTAA
- the ZDHHC12 gene encoding probable palmitoyltransferase ZDHHC12 isoform X2 yields MVRNVFSTGFVVRAAHTLLTWAITLVLFLHSADLHHQEQFGDLPHPLLFVLLVFCSMLFYFAVSLMDPGYVTCDGDVTILGINEEQAPKVMHLRRCGYCMLQQPMRARHCKACQHCVRRYDHHCPWIGNCVGERNHPLFIIYLVIQLVVLLWAFHLTWSGFHPGASWTEWLQLNMFLLLAFAIITIFTFVVILLLVSHLYLVSCNITTWEFMSHHRISYLKHCTSDESPFDRGISRNLYNFFCTCHTVAWEKIYLQAENSLV; encoded by the exons ATGGTCCGCAATGTCTTTTCCACCGGTTTTGTGGTGCGGGCTGCGCATACCCTGCTGACCTGGGCTATAACACTGGTGCTGTTCCTGCACAGCGCCG ATCTGCACCATCAGGAGCAATTTGGTGACTTGCCACATCCTCTGCTTTTTGTGCTGCTTGTATTCTGCTCCATGCTGTTCTACTTTGCTGTGTCTCTCATGGATCCAGGCTATGTCACATGTGATGGAGATGTAACG ATTCTGGGGATTAATGAGGAGCAAGCTCCTAAAGTAATGCATCTGCGGCGCTGTGGATATTGTATGCTTCAG CAGCCAATGCGAGCTCGGCACTGCAAAGCATGTCAGCACTGTGTGCGGCGCTATGACCATCACTGCCCATGGATTGGAAATTGTGTAGGGGAGAGAAACCATCCACTCTTTATCATTTATCTGGTTATACAACTGGTGGTGTTGCTCTGGGCCTTCCACCTAACCTG GTCAGGGTTCCACCCAGGAGCATCCTGGACAGAGTGGCTGCAGCTGAACATGTTTCTTTTACTGGCCTTTGCAATCATCACTATTTTCACTTTTGTTGTAATACTGTTGCTGGTTTCACATCTGTATTTAGTTTCATGTAATATCACTACTTGGGAGTTCATGTCCCATCATCGCATCTCTTACTTGAAGCACTGTACCTCAGATGAGAGCCCCTTCGATAGGGGCATCAGCAGGAATCTATATAACTTCTTCTGTACCTGCCATACTGTTGCCTGGGAGAAGATATACTTACAAGCTGAAAATAGCTTGGTTTAA